From Caminibacter mediatlanticus TB-2, the proteins below share one genomic window:
- a CDS encoding leucyl aminopeptidase, producing the protein MRFIKGKGEVKAEIVVNGSKKFEEYGFEGKDGEVLVLPDRKRIYVGIDEINSENLKIATSKIIKLLKNYKFESVEITPPNTKDKDLLLSFFEGFLLGDYEFDKYKSKKAKHPIKTIAINSKRDFDEIIKEAQIRANTINFVRNIINSMPDELTPAKLASIAEEVAKENRLECKIFDENYLLENGYNAFYAVSKASAHPPRLIHLIYKPKSPKKKIVLVGKGLTYDSGGLSLKPSDYMVTMKADKSGAVTVLGVIKVISELGIDVEVHAILGATENMIGGNAYKPDDVLKAKNGKTIEVRNTDAEGRLVLADCLCYAQENIKEFDYIFDLATLTGACVVGLGEYTAGVMGFNKEIIEKVIKTGKSRGEHFAYLPFNKYLPKLLKSNVADICNIASSRYGGALTAGLFLSEFIEEENKNKWVHLDIAGPAFVEKEWGYNPYGASGFGVDSLVSLLQNF; encoded by the coding sequence ATGAGATTTATTAAAGGAAAAGGTGAAGTTAAAGCTGAAATTGTAGTAAATGGAAGCAAAAAATTTGAAGAGTATGGTTTTGAAGGAAAAGATGGTGAAGTTTTAGTTTTACCTGATAGAAAAAGAATTTATGTAGGAATTGATGAGATTAATAGTGAAAATTTAAAAATTGCAACTTCTAAAATAATTAAATTACTTAAAAATTATAAATTTGAAAGCGTTGAAATTACTCCTCCTAATACAAAAGATAAAGATTTACTTTTAAGTTTTTTTGAAGGATTTCTTTTAGGAGATTATGAATTTGATAAATATAAATCTAAAAAAGCAAAACATCCTATAAAAACTATTGCAATTAATTCAAAAAGAGATTTTGATGAGATTATTAAAGAAGCACAAATTAGAGCGAATACTATTAATTTTGTAAGAAATATTATAAATTCTATGCCAGATGAGTTAACTCCTGCAAAATTAGCAAGTATTGCTGAGGAAGTTGCAAAAGAAAATAGACTTGAATGCAAAATTTTTGATGAAAATTATCTACTTGAAAATGGATATAATGCATTTTATGCTGTTAGCAAAGCAAGTGCTCATCCACCAAGACTTATTCATCTAATTTATAAGCCTAAAAGTCCTAAGAAAAAAATCGTATTAGTTGGAAAAGGCTTAACTTATGATAGTGGAGGGCTTAGTCTAAAACCGAGTGATTATATGGTTACAATGAAAGCTGATAAATCAGGTGCTGTAACAGTCCTTGGAGTGATTAAAGTTATTAGTGAATTAGGTATTGATGTAGAAGTTCATGCAATTTTAGGAGCAACAGAGAATATGATAGGTGGTAATGCTTATAAGCCTGATGATGTATTAAAAGCTAAAAATGGAAAAACTATTGAAGTTAGAAATACTGACGCTGAGGGAAGATTAGTTTTAGCGGATTGCTTGTGCTATGCACAAGAGAATATTAAAGAATTTGATTATATTTTTGATTTAGCAACACTAACTGGTGCTTGTGTAGTTGGACTTGGTGAATATACTGCTGGAGTTATGGGATTTAATAAAGAAATTATCGAAAAAGTAATAAAAACAGGTAAGAGTAGAGGAGAACATTTTGCATATCTTCCTTTTAATAAATATTTACCAAAGCTTTTAAAAAGTAATGTAGCAGATATTTGCAATATTGCATCAAGCAGATATGGGGGAGCATTAACTGCTGGATTATTTTTAAGTGAGTTTATTGAAGAAGAAAATAAAAATAAATGGGTTCATTTAGATATAGCAGGTCCTGCATTTGTTGAGAAAGAGTGGGGATACAATCCTTATGGGGCAAGCGGATTTGGAGTTGATAGTTTAGTTTCTCTACTTCAAAATTTTTAA
- a CDS encoding DedA family protein, which translates to MKNFFFIIGIIFIFSSFLYGFDFSSIKDFFSEENLIHLLQKYGYIILFFWSILEGETGLVMAGILSHTGHMNLWVAIVVAAIGGFIGDQIYFYLGRWNKSWILDEFHKHKRKFAKARLLLRKYGGWVIFFQRFIYGMRTIIPMTIGLVGYDAKKFAIINLISAFVWASLTIIPSYYFGEELLAILKWLKAHPYIAVIFVITVFSILYYIDKKEDK; encoded by the coding sequence ATGAAAAACTTCTTTTTTATTATAGGAATAATTTTTATATTTTCATCTTTTTTGTATGGATTTGATTTTAGTTCAATAAAAGATTTTTTTAGTGAGGAAAACTTAATACATCTTTTACAAAAATATGGTTACATTATACTTTTTTTCTGGTCAATATTAGAAGGTGAAACTGGTCTTGTAATGGCTGGGATATTATCTCATACAGGTCATATGAATTTATGGGTTGCAATAGTAGTTGCTGCAATTGGAGGTTTTATAGGCGACCAAATTTATTTTTATCTTGGAAGATGGAATAAAAGTTGGATTTTAGATGAATTTCATAAACATAAAAGAAAATTTGCAAAAGCAAGATTACTTCTTAGAAAATATGGAGGATGGGTTATTTTCTTTCAGAGATTTATTTATGGTATGAGAACAATTATTCCAATGACAATAGGTCTTGTAGGATATGATGCAAAAAAATTTGCTATTATTAATTTAATTTCTGCTTTTGTTTGGGCAAGTTTAACTATTATTCCAAGTTATTATTTTGGAGAAGAGTTATTAGCAATACTTAAATGGTTAAAAGCTCATCCATATATAGCTGTTATTTTTGTTATAACTGTTTTTAGTATTTTATATTATATTGACAAAAAGGAGGATAAATGA
- the trpB gene encoding tryptophan synthase subunit beta → MYIPKPIYDPDERGHFDKFGGRFVPETLMPVLLELEDFYKDIRFDKKFWKEMDYYYKEYIGRPTGLYFAPNLSKELNAKIYLKREDLNHTGAHKVNNTIGQVLLAKKMGKKRVIAETGAGQHGVATATAAALLGLECEIFMGEKDVKRQELNVFRMKLLGAKVHPVKSGSKTLKDAMNEAIRYWVTNARDTFYVIGTVAGPHPYPMMVRDFQAIIGYEAKAQILKKENRLPDYVIACIGGGSNAMGIFSHFLEEENVTCIGIEAGGLGIESGKHGASLNAGSPGVLHGQMSYLLQDEDGQILEAHSISAGLDYPGIGPEHAFHFEKGNIKYDYITDKEALDAFVWLSQSEGIIPAFESAHAVAYLKKLSDIKDKLVIINLSGRGDKDMMQAKQILDIK, encoded by the coding sequence ATGTATATTCCAAAACCAATTTATGACCCAGATGAGAGAGGTCATTTTGATAAATTTGGAGGAAGATTTGTACCTGAGACATTAATGCCGGTATTATTAGAACTTGAAGATTTTTATAAAGATATACGTTTTGATAAAAAGTTTTGGAAAGAGATGGATTATTATTACAAAGAGTATATTGGTAGACCAACAGGACTGTATTTTGCTCCAAATTTAAGTAAAGAGTTGAATGCAAAAATTTATCTAAAAAGAGAAGATTTAAATCATACTGGTGCTCATAAAGTTAATAATACAATAGGTCAAGTTTTGCTTGCTAAAAAAATGGGTAAAAAAAGAGTAATAGCAGAAACAGGAGCTGGTCAGCATGGAGTTGCTACTGCAACAGCAGCTGCTCTTCTTGGACTTGAATGTGAAATATTTATGGGTGAGAAAGATGTAAAAAGACAAGAATTAAATGTTTTTAGAATGAAACTTCTTGGTGCAAAAGTACATCCAGTAAAAAGTGGAAGCAAAACACTTAAAGATGCTATGAATGAAGCTATTAGATATTGGGTAACAAATGCCAGAGATACATTTTATGTAATAGGAACTGTTGCAGGCCCTCATCCATATCCAATGATGGTTAGAGATTTTCAAGCAATTATTGGATATGAAGCAAAAGCTCAAATATTAAAAAAAGAAAATAGATTACCTGATTATGTTATTGCATGTATTGGTGGTGGTAGTAATGCAATGGGGATTTTTTCTCATTTTTTAGAAGAAGAAAATGTAACATGTATAGGAATAGAAGCTGGTGGTCTTGGTATTGAGAGTGGAAAACATGGGGCAAGTTTAAATGCAGGAAGTCCTGGTGTTTTACATGGTCAAATGAGTTATTTGCTTCAAGATGAAGATGGACAAATTCTTGAAGCTCATTCAATTAGTGCAGGTCTTGATTATCCAGGTATTGGACCAGAACATGCTTTTCACTTTGAAAAAGGTAATATAAAATATGATTATATAACAGATAAAGAAGCACTTGATGCATTTGTTTGGTTAAGTCAAAGTGAAGGAATTATTCCAGCATTTGAGAGTGCTCATGCTGTTGCTTATCTGAAAAAATTATCTGATATTAAAGATAAATTAGTAATAATTAATCTCTCAGGAAGAGGAGATAAAGATATGATGCAAGCAAAACAAATTTTGGATATTAAATGA
- a CDS encoding adenine phosphoribosyltransferase has translation MLEEKVKKVIRDIPDYPKKGIIFKDITTLLNNAEVFKEVIDYFAKKYKDIDFVCGIESRGFIFGSAIAYAINKGFVPLRKKGKLPYTTVSEKYALEYGFDEIEIHIDAFKDIKNPKILLVDDLIATGGTAEAAVKLIQKIGGIVVAAGFVIELTFLDGAKKIRDLGIKVDSIAKY, from the coding sequence ATGCTTGAAGAGAAAGTAAAAAAGGTAATCAGGGATATTCCTGATTATCCAAAAAAAGGGATTATTTTTAAAGACATAACTACACTTTTAAATAATGCAGAAGTTTTTAAAGAAGTAATTGATTATTTTGCAAAGAAATATAAAGATATAGATTTTGTTTGTGGAATTGAAAGTAGAGGTTTTATTTTTGGTAGCGCAATTGCATATGCAATAAATAAAGGATTTGTACCTTTAAGAAAAAAAGGTAAACTTCCATATACTACAGTATCTGAAAAATATGCACTTGAATATGGATTTGATGAAATTGAAATTCATATTGATGCTTTTAAGGATATTAAAAATCCTAAAATTTTGCTTGTGGATGATTTAATTGCAACAGGTGGAACAGCAGAAGCAGCAGTTAAATTAATTCAAAAGATTGGAGGCATAGTAGTTGCTGCTGGGTTTGTAATAGAACTTACTTTTTTAGATGGGGCTAAAAAAATTAGAGATTTAGGAATTAAAGTAGATTCAATTGCAAAATATTAA